The Oncorhynchus mykiss isolate Arlee chromosome 17, USDA_OmykA_1.1, whole genome shotgun sequence genomic interval ttgtagtagtcatagtgttgtctagatggacagtatagttgtagtaggttagtagtcatagtggtgtctagatggacagtatagttgtagtagtcatagtgttgtctagatggacagtatagttgtagtaggttAGTAGTCATAGTGGTGTTTAGATtgacagtatagttgtagtagtcatagtgttgtctagatggacagtatagttgtagtaggttagtagtcatagtggtgtctagatggacagtatagttgtagtaggttagtagtcatagtgatgtctagatggacagtatagttgtagtaggttagtagtcatagtggtgtctagatggacagtatagttgtagtagtcatagtgttgtctagatggacagtatagttgtagtaggttagtagtcatagtgatgtctagatggacagtatagttgtagtaggttagtagtcatagtggtgtctagatggacagtatagttgtagtagtcatagtggtgtctagatggacagtatagttgtagtaggttagtagtcatagtggtgtctagatggacagtatagttgtagtaggttAGTAGTCATAGTGGTGTTTAGATtgacagtatagttgtagtagtcatagtgttgtctagatggacagtatagttgtagtaggttagtagtcatagtggtgtctagatggacagtatagctgtagtaggttagtagtcatagtgttgtctagatggacagtatagttgtagtaggttagtagtcatagtgttgtctagatggacagtatagttgtagtaggttagtagtcatagtgttgtctagatggacagtatagctgtagtaggttagtagtcatagtgttgtctagatggacagtatagctgtagtaggttagtagtcatagtgttgtctagatggacagtatagttgtagtaggttagtagtcatagtgttgtctagatggacagtatagttgtagtaggttagtagtcatagtgttgtctagatggacagtatagttgtagtaggttagtagtcatagtgatgtctagatggacagtatagttgtagtaggttagtagtcatagtgttgtctagatggacagtatagttgtagtaggttagtagtcatagtgttgtctagattgacagtatagttgtagtagtcatagtgttgtctagatggacagtatagttgtagtaggttagtagtcatagtgatgtctagatggacagtatagttgtagtaggttagtagtcatagtgttgtctagatggacagtatagttgtagtaggttagtagtcatagtgttgtctagatggacagtatagttgtagtaggttagtagtcatagtgatgtctagatggacagtatagttgtagtagtcatagtgatgtctagatggacagtatagttgtagtaggttagtagtcatagtgttgtctagatgaacagtatagttgtagtagtcatagtgttgtctagatggacagtatagttgtagtaggttagtagtcatagtgttgtctagatggacagtatagttgtagtaggttagtagtcatagtggtgtctagatggacagtatagttgtagtagtcatagtgatgtctagatggacagtatagttgtagtaggttagtagtcatagtgatgtctagatggacagtatagttgtagtaggttagtagtcatagtgatgtctagatggacagtatagttgtagtagtcatagtgttgtccagatggacagtatagttgtagtaggttagtagtcatagtgttgtctagatggacagtatagttgtagtaggttagtagtcatagtgttgtctagatggacagtatagttgtagtaggttagtagtcatagtgttgtctaatggacagtatagttgtagtaggttagtagtcatagtgttgtctagatggacagtatagttgtagtaggttagtagtcatagtgttgtctagatggacagtatagttgtagtaggttagtagtcatagtggtgtctagatggacagtatagttgtagtagtcatagtgttgtctagatggacagtatagttgtagtaggttagtagtcatagtgttgtctagatggacagtatagttgtagtaggttagtagtcatagtgttgtctagatggacagtatagttgtagtagtcatagtgttgtctagatggacagtatagttgtagtaggttagtagtcatagtggtgtctagatggacagtatagttgtagtagtcatagtggtgtctagatggacagtatagttgtagtagtcatagtggtgtctagatggacagtatagttgtagtaggttagtagtcatagtggtgtctagatggacagtatagttgtagtagtcatagtgttgtctagatggacagtatagctgtagtaggttagtagtcatagtgatgtctagatggacagtatagttgtagtaggttagtagtcatagtgttgtctagatggacagtatagttgtagtaggttagtagtcatagtgatgtctagatggacagtatagttgtagtaggttagtagtcatagtgttgtctagatggacagtatagttgtagtaggttagtagtcatagtggtgtctagatggacagtatagttgtagtaggttagtagtcatagtgttgtctagatggacagtatagttgtagtaggttagtagtcatagtggtgtctagatggacagtatagttgtagtaggttagtagtcatagtggtgtctagatggacagtatagttgtagtagtcatagtgttgtctagatggacagtatagttgtagtaggttagtagtcatagtggtgtctagatggacagtatagttgtagtagtcatagtgttgtctagatggacagtatagttgtagtaggttagtagtcatagtgttgtctagatggacagtatagttgtagtaggttagtagtcatagtgatgtctagatggacagtatagttgtagtaggttagtagtcatagtgttgtctagatggacagtatagttgtagtagtcatagtgttgtctagatggacagtatagttgtagtaggttagtagtcatagtgttgtctagatggacagtatagttgtagtagtcatagtgttgtctagatggacagtatagttgtagtaggttagtagtcatagtgttgtctagattgacagtatagttgtagtagtcatagtgttgtctagatggacagtatagttgtagtaggttAGTAGTCATAGTGATGTCTAGATGGACAGTAAAGTTGAAAGTTTTTGATGAGAGACGCACATACTCAAGTTATCTCCCTCTAGCATGTGGTGGACCGTgcaacaccctgacacacacacacacacacacacacacacacacacccatgaccCTTATACAGACAGCATGCTACGGATGAAGACTGAGCCTGAGTATGAAGAAAAAACGAGAATTATGTTTATTGCCTGTTTTAGGTGAGTCAGTGTATTCATTTTCTTTCAACAAAGTTATACCCTGGCCCCAGATCTGCTTGTGGCTCTTACCGACtccattgctgtcattgtcaagccaatGATGGCAATGCCATAAGGAGACTAGGACCCAGGCTAACAGAGTAAAGTTGACAAGTTGTCCTGTACTGAGGTATTTCTGTTGGTTTCTTCTCTCCCAGTGGTGGCCTGTCTAGTGTCCATAATGGGTATGTATTCATATTGGTCCTGTTTTCTGTTTTCCAGTTACATTCAATTAAAAGGTGCATCTCACACATGACTCTCACACATGACTCTCACACATGACTCTCACACATGACTCTCACACATGACTCTTATCACAGTCTATTATATCCTCCATATGGTTCAATGAGAAAATGTCCAGTTTTGAGTTTCACAGCCACACTAAACTCTCCAACTGCTTGACAGCAATCTTCTAAAGAACCTAAACAAATGTAAAACCATGTTTCTGAGCTCTGGGCTGAAGTTTCctttaggtacagatctaggatctgcTTCCCCGACCCTGACCTCAGCCATTaaggaaatgcaaaactgacccgaGATCAGCATCTTGAGACTACTTCAACCTACTCCCTCTCTGCAGGTGGTTCATCTCTCCCTAGCCCTATTCTGATTGGTCCAGACAAGGCCTACCTGAACTCCAAGGTAGTGTTCCAATGTAGATCACCTGGGTCTCCTCCACCAAACACATACGAGCTCCTGAAGGACGGCAACCACCTGGTCGCCACGAGCAACGACCTCCAAGACGACCAATCGGCTACGTTCTTCCTGAAGATCTCTGTGACGTCAGAAGGATCGTACCACTGCAGGGTGACGGCAGGTGGAAACATGGGCCTCAGTGGAACAGTCCGCCTGCAAGTAGTGAGTGAgtagaagggtgtgtgtgtgtgtgtgtgtgtgtgtgtgttgtgtgtgtgtgtgtgtgtgtgtgtgtgtgtgtgtgtgtgtgtgtgtgtgtgtgtgtgtgtgtgtgtgtgtgtgtgtgtgtgtgtgtgggtggtagaGCTGTTTCAGTGGAATCGATCATTTCACAGCTAAATGCTTTCACCCATCCCCTTcgtccatcctcctctcctccatcctcctctcctccatcctcctctcctccaccccacctCAGTCCCTGTCTCAGGCACTATGGTGACCTCTGACCCTGATCCTCCCATTCTCTACGAGGGGTTGCGGCTCACTCTCACCTGTGATGTCACCAAGGGCTCCCACCTCTCCTACACCTGGTTCTACAACagacaggaagtgacatcatctCCAACCTCACCTTTGACCCCGCTTCTGCTCTGGCCGGTGGGAAACACGCTGGTGGTGGAGAGGGTCACAGCAAAGCATGCTGGGAATTATTCGTGCATTGCCGGGACCAGGATGCAGACCAACAGCAGGTTCTCCAGCAGCAGAGAGGTCACGGTCAGGGTCAAAGGTACAACTGCAGAGGTTAAAAGTCGAAGGTTAAGTCACAACCACAACCATACTGGACCTTGGGAATGGCGAtcactcttcctttctctctgcccaactctctctctctctctctctctctctctctctctttctctctctctctctctctctctctctctctctctctctctctctctccctcagcctatCTCTCCGTACCCCAAATATCCTTCACCATCTCCAAAAAGGGTTTGAGTTACCGCGGCAATGTGACCTGCAGGTCATCAAGGGGAACCCCTCCCGTGACCTTCTACCTCTTCCTTGACGACAAGGAGGTGGGTTCCGACGTGGCAACGGAGTCGCTGGTTGCCTGGTTCCCCGTTGCCATGGTTCCCGGGCGTGACATGGGCACGGTGCGGTGTACAGTGGAGAGTGATGCACAGAGACTGACCAGCAGACCCCTGACTCTGGTAGTGGGTACGGGCTaaacctatgtgtgtgtgtgtattgtagtattcCATGTGTTTCCTGCATGTGCTTATGTCATGATAGCTGTATGAGTGTTGACTGTGTTTATGTCATGATAGCTGTATGAGTGTTGACTGTGTTTATGTCATGATAGCTGTATGAGTGTTGACTGTGTTTATGTCATGATAGCTGTATGAGTATTGACTGTGTTTATGTCATGATAGCTGTATGAGTGTTGACTGTGTTTATGTCATGATAGCTGTATGAGTGTTGACTGTGTTTATGTCATGATAGCTGTATGAGTGTTGACTGTGTTTATGTCATGATAGCTGTATGAGTGTTGACTGTGTTTATGTCATGATAGCTGTATGAGTATTGACTGTGTTTATGTCATGATAGCTGTATGAGTGTTGACTGTGTTTATGTCATGATAGCTGTATGAGTGTTGACTGTGTTTATGTCATGATAGCTGTATGAGTGTTGACTGTGTTTATGTCATGATAGCTGTATGAGTGTTGACTGTGTTTATGTCATGATAGCTGTATGAGTGTTGACTGTGTTTATGTCATGATAGCTGTATGAGTATTGACTGTGTTTATGTCATGATAGCTGTATGAGTGTTGACTGTGTTTATGTCATGATAGCTGTATGAGTATTGACTGTGTTTATGTCATGATAGCTGTATGAATGTTGACTGTGTTTATGTCATGATAGCTGTATGAGTATTGACTGTGTTTATGTCATGATAGCTGTATGAGTATTGACTGTGTTTATGTCATGATAGCTGTATGAGTGTTGACTGTATTTATGTCATGATAGCTGTATGAGTATTGACTGTGTTTATGTCATGATAGCTGTATGAATATTGACTGTTTTTATGTCATGATAGCTGTATGAGTATTGACTGTGTTTATGTCATGACAGCTGTATGAATATTGACTGTGTTTATGTCATGATAGCTGTATGAGTGTTGACTGTGTTCATGTCATGTTAGCTGTATGAATGTTGACTGTTTTTATGTCATGATAGCTGTATGAGTGTTGACTGTGTTTATGTCATAATAGCTGTATGAATGTTTAGTGCTTTTATGCCATGATAGCTATATGAGTGTTGACTGTGTTTATGTCATGATAGCTGTGTGAGTATTGACTGTGTTTATGTCATGATAGCTGTATGAGTATTGACTGTGTTTTTGTCATGATAGCTGTATGAGTGTTGACTGTGTTTATGTCATGATAGCTGTATGAATGTTGACTGTTTTTATGTCATGATAGCTGTATGAGTGTTGACTGTGGCCATCCCTCCCTTGCTCTCCCCCTtcccatcccttcctccttcgcattccttccttcctccctccctccctccctccctccctccctccctccctccctccctccctccctccgcctcttccccttcccatctcttcctcattctcattcctctctctctccccctttccatcccttcctccttctcattcctctctccccccttcccatCACTTCCTccttctcattcctctctccctcccccttcccatcccttcctccttctcattcctctctcccccttcccatcccttcctccttctcattcctccctccctccgcctcttccccttcccatctcttcctccttctcattcctctctctctccccccttcccatccctttctccttctcattcctctctccctccccccttcccatccctccttctcattcctctctccccccttcccatcccttcctccttctcattcctctctccccccttcccatcccttcctctttctccttcctccctccctccagtcccaGTAGGAGGCTCACCAAAGGTGGATGTGGAGTACCTTTACAGGGTTGATTCCAAGATGGCCGCCGCTCGTCTCCAATGCCTCCTGAGCCTCGGGACATTCCCTTTCTTCTCCTGGTCCCTCAACggctccctcctccttcacccctCCGAGGGAgactcctctcacccctctcacGCCCTGGCGGACGGAGGGCGCACCCTATTCCTCACCGAGATCACCCTAGAGGACTCTGGGTATTATCGGTGCAGGGCAAGGGACAGTTATGACGTAACGTCCGCCTGGGTGGAAAGCCAACCTGTCCTTGTGCGGATCACAGGTGAgttaggatgtgtcccaaatgaggGAGAATTAGTCACCCATAGGccatagtcaaaagtagtgcgccaAATGGGGAATAAGGTTCCATTTGGGAAGCACCCTAAATGTTAACAAATTATTTAACTGTATTAACTTTATGCATGTTGAAGAGTAGACAGGTGAGTTAGGTTGAAACTTTACAGGTGAGTTAGGTTGAAACTTTACAGGTGAGTTAGGTTGAAACTTTACAGGTGAGTTAGGTTGAAACTTTACAGGTGAGTTAGGTTGAAACTTTACAGGTGAGTTAGGTTGAAACTTTACAGGGGAGTTAGGTTGAAACTTTACAGGTGAGTTAGGTTGAAACTTTACAGGTGAGTTGGTTGTGGTGACCTATCTCTCCCGTCTCATCTCTGTCTATACAGAAGTTTCCACGACAACCATAGAGGTCATGGCCATAGTATTCTGCTGTTTCCTCATGCTGACCCTGGCAGGGGGTGTAGCCTGTGTGATGAGGATGCTCAACCGCCAACGAGGTGGGTGTGTGTTCAGAATATGGTCATTGTTCTTAAATGTGTCACTCTCAGtccttcgttctctctctctctctcttcctcccccctctctctctctctcttcctccccctctctctcagacgTTGTGGCAAGCAGCGAGCAGAGAGCGAGCGCAGCAAAGTGAGTCCTGTATTTATTTTAGTCTATTGTTGACCTACAGTGTTTTGAAACTCTCCAGTTTAATTCAACCCAACTATGATCCCTTCCACCTCCTTGTGCTGTCTCAGATTAGTGTCATTGCCCttacaaacatctctctctctctctctttctctccctttatctatctgtctgtctgtctgtctgtctgtctgtctgtctgtctgtctgtctgtgtctctctctctctctctctctctctctctctctctctttttctgtctgtctgcctctgtctctctctcttttttttctgtctgtctgcctgtctgtctctctctctctcgctctctgtctctttaatgTCTCCCCCTTCAGTGAAAGACGATTCAGTGAACATTTCTGCATCATTCCAGATCCACTTCCTCTGTCTGACATCACTACCAGGTCAGGGGTCAAGCAAGTGGACACTTCCTGTGTTGACAGTGACGTTGAGAATCAGGTAGAGTTGATGATGCATTTAAAACAACTGAGAGCTCGGAACTCAGAACCCTGAAATCGCCGACTTCCGACTTCattgcattcaaaacaactgggaactcggaagaAAACTCTATTTGAAAAGTCTATTTGAAAGGTCATCCAGCACGAAATTCCAtctcgggaactctggcctctttcttgtgctccgactttccgacctgaagatcactgacgtcatgatttgaccttgtatttttcagggttcccagttgttttgaatgcagcaATAGTACAGCCAATATACTACTGATATTAGGTGCATGATTTTGAATCTAGACTCCAGAATAATCCAGTGTAGAAAAAGGAGATCACGCTGACAAATGTCCATAAAGtatatctgtcacgttctgacctttatttcctttgttttgtcattatttagtatggtcagggcgtgagttgggtgggcagtctatgtttgtttttctatgttttggggcatttctatgttttcggcctagtatggttctcaatcagaggcaggtgtcattagttgtctctgattgagaatcatacttacgtagcctgggttgcactgtttgtttgtgggtgattgtctatgttgatggcttgtttcagcacagtccatatgattagcttcacggttgttattttgtttactggttttgtatagttttcagtgttcactactttctttattaaagattgaccatggacacttagcacgccgcgtattggtcctcagatccttttcgcctctcctcttcagatgaagaggaggacgaccgtgacaataTCACTTTTTTGTGAAATATATTTTGGTAAAATACAACTTTGTATCATAACTGTTCTTTCTCTTTTCAGACCCTTGAGATCACAATATAACCGACGTGATGAAATAAACCCAACCTCAGACCGACGAGTTCCTCACAAAATAATCCTTCAATGTCATTTTATCCAACAAACTATTTATAACGTTTTTTTCAAACACTTCAGCCCATTTTTCAGATTGAAGAGTTATATCTTCAAAACTCTTACAACAAAACTCATATTGATTGCAGTACTCGCGGGGGTAatacactcgaccactgctactctaacttccgtgatgcatacaaagccctacCCCGCcatcccttcggcaaatccgaccacggCGCCATCTTGcatcttgctcctaccgtcttataggtagaaactcaaacaggatgtactagtgactagaaccattcaacgctggtctgaccaatcggaatccattcTTCAAGATTgtttgatcacgcagactgggaaatgttccggtcagcctcagagaacaacatcgatctatacgctgactctgtgagtgagtttataaagaagtgcattggagatgttttaACCACTGTgcctattaaaaccttccctaaccagaaaccgtggaaggatggcagcatttgtgcaaaactgaaagcgcgaaccaccacatttaaccatagaaagaggtctgggaatatggctgaatataaacaatgcagttattccctccgcaaggcaatcaaacaagcaaaatgctgGTACAGGGACAAAGATAAGTTGCAAATCAACGGCTCAGACAGAAGACGTGTGTGGCAGGGCCTACAGgaaatcatggactacaaaaagaacaccagctctgtcacggacaccaacgtcattcttccagacaaactaaacaccttctttgcccgctttgaggatataCAGTGAGGCCCGCTATCAACGTTGAGGCCCGCTATCAAGGACTGAGCCCCCCCtttccttctctgtggccgacgtgagtaaaacatttaaacgtgttaacactgctggcccagacggcatccttagccgcatcctcagagcatgtgtcctcagagcatgtgtcCTCAGAGCACGTGTCCTCAGAGCACGTGTCCTCAGAGCACGTGTCCTCAGAGCACGTGTCCTCAGAGCACGTGTCCTCAGAGCACGTGTCCTCAGAGCACGTGTCCTCAGAGcacgtgtcctcagagcatgtgtcctcagagcatgtgtcctcagagcatgcgcagaccagctggctggtgtgtttaccaacatattcaattgctccctgtccgagtctgctgtcccagtctgctgtcccagtctgctgtccccacatgcttcaagatggccaccattgttccagtacccaagaaggcaaaggtaactgaacaatATGACTACtgctccgtagcactcacttctgtcatcatgacgtGCTGAGAGACtcgtcaaggatcatatcaccaccaccttacctgccaccctagagcCAATTCAGTTT includes:
- the LOC118936461 gene encoding Fc receptor-like protein 5 isoform X2; its protein translation is MKKKRELCLLPVLGGSSLPSPILIGPDKAYLNSKVVFQCRSPGSPPPNTYELLKDGNHLVATSNDLQDDQSATFFLKISVTSEGSYHCRVTAGGNMGLSGTVRLQVVIPVSGTMVTSDPDPPILYEGLRLTLTCDVTKGSHLSYTWFYNRQEVTSSPTSPLTPLLLWPVGNTLVVERVTAKHAGNYSCIAGTRMQTNSRFSSSREVTVRVKAYLSVPQISFTISKKGLSYRGNVTCRSSRGTPPVTFYLFLDDKEVGSDVATESLVAWFPVAMVPGRDMGTVRCTVESDAQRLTSRPLTLVVVPVGGSPKVDVEYLYRVDSKMAAARLQCLLSLGTFPFFSWSLNGSLLLHPSEGDSSHPSHALADGGRTLFLTEITLEDSGYYRCRARDSYDVTSAWVESQPVLVRITEVSTTTIEVMAIVFCCFLMLTLAGGVACVMRMLNRQRGGCVFRIWSLFLNVSLSVLRSLSLSLPPPSLSLSSSPSLSDVVASSEQRASAANERRFSEHFCIIPDPLPLSDITTRSGVKQVDTSCVDSDVENQTLEITI
- the LOC118936461 gene encoding Fc receptor-like protein 5 isoform X3 — protein: MKKKRELCLLPVLVVACLVSIMGGSSLPSPILIGPDKAYLNSKVVFQCRSPGSPPPNTYELLKDGNHLVATSNDLQDDQSATFFLKISVTSEGSYHCRVTAGGNMGLSGTVRLQVVIPVSGTMVTSDPDPPILYEGLRLTLTCDVTKGSHLSYTWFYNRQEVTSSPTSPLTPLLLWPVGNTLVVERVTAKHAGNYSCIAGTRMQTNSRFSSSREVTVRVKAYLSVPQISFTISKKGLSYRGNVTCRSSRGTPPVTFYLFLDDKEVGSDVATESLVAWFPVAMVPGRDMGTVRCTVESDAQRLTSRPLTLVVVPVGGSPKVDVEYLYRVDSKMAAARLQCLLSLGTFPFFSWSLNGSLLLHPSEGDSSHPSHALADGGRTLFLTEITLEDSGYYRCRARDSYDVTSAWVESQPVLVRITEVSTTTIEVMAIVFCCFLMLTLAGGVACVMRMLNRQRDVVASSEQRASAANERRFSEHFCIIPDPLPLSDITTRSGVKQVDTSCVDSDVENQTLEITI
- the LOC118936461 gene encoding Fc receptor-like protein 5 isoform X1, which translates into the protein MKKKRELCLLPVLVVACLVSIMGGSSLPSPILIGPDKAYLNSKVVFQCRSPGSPPPNTYELLKDGNHLVATSNDLQDDQSATFFLKISVTSEGSYHCRVTAGGNMGLSGTVRLQVVIPVSGTMVTSDPDPPILYEGLRLTLTCDVTKGSHLSYTWFYNRQEVTSSPTSPLTPLLLWPVGNTLVVERVTAKHAGNYSCIAGTRMQTNSRFSSSREVTVRVKAYLSVPQISFTISKKGLSYRGNVTCRSSRGTPPVTFYLFLDDKEVGSDVATESLVAWFPVAMVPGRDMGTVRCTVESDAQRLTSRPLTLVVVPVGGSPKVDVEYLYRVDSKMAAARLQCLLSLGTFPFFSWSLNGSLLLHPSEGDSSHPSHALADGGRTLFLTEITLEDSGYYRCRARDSYDVTSAWVESQPVLVRITEVSTTTIEVMAIVFCCFLMLTLAGGVACVMRMLNRQRGGCVFRIWSLFLNVSLSVLRSLSLSLPPPSLSLSSSPSLSDVVASSEQRASAANERRFSEHFCIIPDPLPLSDITTRSGVKQVDTSCVDSDVENQTLEITI